In Streptomyces sclerotialus, one genomic interval encodes:
- a CDS encoding M28 family metallopeptidase, with product MTRSVRIRRAVLAAGACTAVAATLLAAAGAQAGTAPLAAPDIPVSAVKADLDQLQSIADANGGNRAHGQPGYKASLDHIKGKLDEAGFTTQVQEFSANGTKGYNLIADWPGGDESRTVMAGAHLDSVDEGPGINDNGSGSAGILEVALAVAKADLEPAKHLRFGWWGAEELGLVGSSHYVDNLSQADRGKFDSYLNFDMIGSPNPGYFVYDDDPRLEKVFKDWYAGKDIATEIETEGDGRSDHAAFKDAGIPVGGLFSGADYRKTAEQAKNWGGTAGEPFDPCYHRSCDTTKNIDDKALDTNTDAIAHAVWELSS from the coding sequence GTGACCCGTTCCGTACGAATACGCCGGGCCGTCCTGGCGGCAGGCGCCTGCACCGCCGTCGCCGCCACCCTCCTCGCCGCGGCCGGCGCCCAGGCCGGCACCGCCCCGCTCGCCGCGCCGGACATCCCCGTCTCCGCCGTCAAGGCCGACCTGGACCAGCTCCAGTCCATCGCCGACGCCAACGGCGGCAACCGCGCCCACGGGCAGCCCGGCTACAAGGCGTCCCTGGACCACATCAAGGGCAAGCTGGACGAGGCCGGGTTCACCACCCAGGTCCAGGAGTTCAGCGCGAACGGCACCAAGGGGTACAACCTCATCGCCGACTGGCCCGGCGGGGACGAGAGCAGGACGGTGATGGCCGGTGCCCACCTGGACTCCGTCGACGAAGGCCCGGGCATCAACGACAACGGCTCCGGCTCGGCCGGCATCCTCGAAGTCGCCCTCGCGGTCGCCAAGGCGGACCTCGAGCCCGCCAAGCACCTGCGGTTCGGCTGGTGGGGCGCCGAGGAGCTCGGCCTGGTCGGCTCGTCGCACTACGTCGACAACCTGTCCCAGGCCGACCGCGGGAAGTTCGACTCCTACCTCAACTTCGACATGATCGGCTCACCCAACCCCGGCTACTTCGTCTACGACGACGACCCGCGGCTGGAGAAGGTCTTCAAGGACTGGTACGCGGGCAAGGACATCGCCACCGAGATCGAGACCGAGGGCGACGGCCGCTCCGACCACGCGGCGTTCAAGGACGCGGGCATCCCCGTCGGCGGCCTCTTCTCCGGCGCCGACTACCGGAAGACCGCGGAGCAGGCCAAGAACTGGGGCGGCACGGCGGGCGAGCCGTTCGACCCCTGCTACCACCGGTCCTGCGACACGACGAAGAACATCGACGACAAGGCGCTCGACACCAACACCGACGCCATCGCCCACGCGGTCTGGGAGCTCAGCTCCTGA
- a CDS encoding urease subunit gamma, whose protein sequence is MQLTPHEQERLMIHVAADVAEKRRARGVRLNHPEAIALLTVHILEGARDGRTVAELMSSGRKVLTRDDVMEGVPEMIHDVQVEATFPDGTKLVTVHDPIS, encoded by the coding sequence ATGCAACTGACCCCGCATGAACAAGAACGGCTGATGATTCATGTCGCGGCGGACGTTGCCGAAAAGCGCCGGGCCCGCGGCGTACGGCTCAACCACCCCGAAGCCATTGCCCTGCTGACCGTGCACATCCTGGAAGGCGCACGCGACGGCCGTACGGTCGCCGAGCTCATGTCCTCCGGGCGCAAGGTCCTCACCCGGGACGACGTCATGGAGGGCGTCCCCGAGATGATCCACGACGTCCAGGTCGAGGCGACCTTCCCGGACGGCACCAAGCTCGTCACCGTCCACGACCCCATCAGCTGA
- a CDS encoding urease subunit beta: protein MIPGQIVYADEPVRLNEGLPVTRMTVLNIADRPVQVGSHYHFAEANPGLDFDRAAAHGKRLNVAAGSAVRFEPGIPTEVELVPLGGKRIVAGLRGETGGTLDG, encoded by the coding sequence ATGATCCCGGGACAGATCGTCTACGCGGACGAGCCGGTACGCCTCAACGAAGGCCTCCCCGTCACGCGCATGACCGTCCTCAACATCGCCGACCGCCCCGTGCAGGTCGGCTCCCACTACCACTTCGCCGAGGCCAACCCCGGCCTCGACTTCGACCGTGCGGCCGCGCACGGCAAGCGTCTGAACGTCGCCGCCGGATCGGCGGTGCGCTTCGAACCCGGTATCCCCACCGAGGTCGAACTCGTGCCCCTCGGGGGCAAGCGGATCGTCGCGGGCCTGCGTGGCGAGACCGGAGGCACCCTCGATGGCTGA
- a CDS encoding urease subunit alpha, which translates to MAELSRAAYADLFGPTAGDLVRLADTDLLIEISEDRSGGPGRSGDEAVFGGGKVLRESMGQSRLSRADGAPDTVITGVIVIDHWGIVKADVGIRDGRIVGLGKAGNPDTMDGVHPDLVIGPETEIIAGQGKILTAGAIDTHVHFICPEQATEALASGVTTMIGGGTGPAEGSKATTITPGAWHVARLFEAMDAFPVNVGLLGKGNTMSAASMRDQLRAGVLGFKIHEDWGATPAVLDACLNVCEESGAQLAIHTDTLNEAGFLGDTIAAIAGRSIHAFHVEGAGGGHAPDMIAMVSEPNVLPASTNPTRPHTVNTVEEHLDMLMVCHHLNPAVPEDLAFAESRIRPSTIAAEDFLHDMGAISMMSSDAQAMGRIGEVVMRTWQTAHVMKKRRGALEGDFAADNNRVRRYVAKYTINPAIAQGVDHVVGSVETGKLADLVLWDPAFFGVKPRLVIKGGQIAYAQVGDANASIPTPQPVLPRPMFGAMGKAPGANSLNFVSEQAVEDGLAGRLGIAKELTAIRSTRQVSKASMRNNDALPKVVVDPDTFTVTIDDEVVEPAPAAELPMAQRYFLF; encoded by the coding sequence ATGGCTGAACTTTCCCGCGCCGCGTACGCCGACCTCTTCGGCCCGACCGCGGGCGACCTGGTGCGGCTGGCCGACACCGACCTGCTGATCGAGATCAGCGAGGACCGGTCCGGCGGCCCCGGGCGCAGCGGTGACGAGGCCGTCTTCGGCGGCGGCAAGGTCCTCCGCGAGTCGATGGGCCAGTCCCGGCTCTCCCGCGCGGACGGCGCGCCGGACACCGTGATCACCGGCGTGATCGTCATCGACCACTGGGGCATCGTCAAGGCCGACGTCGGCATCCGCGACGGCCGGATCGTGGGCCTCGGCAAGGCCGGCAACCCCGACACCATGGACGGCGTCCACCCCGACCTGGTCATCGGCCCGGAGACCGAGATCATCGCCGGGCAGGGGAAGATCCTCACCGCCGGCGCCATCGACACCCACGTGCACTTCATCTGTCCCGAGCAGGCGACCGAGGCGCTGGCCTCCGGCGTCACCACGATGATCGGCGGCGGTACCGGCCCGGCGGAGGGCAGCAAGGCCACCACCATCACCCCCGGTGCCTGGCACGTCGCCCGGCTCTTCGAGGCCATGGACGCCTTTCCCGTCAACGTCGGCCTGCTCGGCAAGGGCAACACCATGTCGGCCGCATCCATGCGCGACCAGCTGCGGGCCGGCGTACTGGGCTTCAAGATCCATGAGGACTGGGGCGCCACCCCGGCCGTACTGGACGCCTGCCTGAACGTCTGCGAGGAGAGCGGAGCCCAGCTCGCGATCCACACCGACACCCTGAACGAGGCCGGCTTCCTCGGCGACACCATCGCCGCCATCGCCGGCCGCTCGATCCACGCCTTCCACGTCGAGGGCGCCGGCGGCGGCCACGCCCCCGACATGATCGCCATGGTGTCGGAGCCGAACGTCCTGCCCGCCTCGACCAACCCGACCCGGCCGCACACCGTCAACACCGTCGAGGAACACCTCGACATGCTGATGGTCTGCCACCACCTGAACCCCGCGGTCCCCGAGGACCTGGCCTTCGCCGAGTCCCGTATCCGGCCCTCGACCATCGCGGCCGAGGACTTCCTGCACGACATGGGCGCCATCTCGATGATGTCGTCCGACGCGCAGGCCATGGGCCGCATCGGCGAGGTCGTGATGCGCACCTGGCAGACCGCGCACGTGATGAAGAAGCGCCGCGGCGCGCTGGAAGGCGACTTCGCCGCGGACAACAACCGGGTACGGCGGTACGTCGCGAAGTACACCATCAACCCGGCGATCGCCCAGGGCGTCGACCACGTCGTCGGCTCCGTCGAGACCGGCAAGCTCGCCGACCTCGTGCTGTGGGACCCGGCGTTCTTCGGTGTCAAACCGCGGCTGGTCATCAAGGGCGGCCAGATCGCGTACGCGCAGGTCGGCGACGCCAACGCGTCGATCCCCACCCCGCAGCCCGTGCTGCCGCGCCCGATGTTCGGCGCGATGGGCAAGGCGCCCGGCGCGAACTCGCTCAACTTCGTCTCCGAGCAGGCGGTCGAGGACGGGCTGGCCGGCCGGCTGGGCATCGCCAAGGAGCTGACGGCGATCCGCTCCACCCGCCAGGTCAGCAAGGCGTCCATGCGCAACAACGACGCGCTGCCGAAGGTCGTGGTCGATCCCGACACCTTCACGGTGACCATCGACGACGAGGTGGTCGAGCCCGCCCCCGCCGCCGAACTGCCCATGGCCCAGCGGTACTTCCTGTTCTGA
- a CDS encoding urease accessory protein UreF, with the protein MSRAALLVLADGRFPAGGHAHSGGAEPAVAAGRVTDAGTLESFCRGRLHTAGLVAAGLAAAAAAGADPLALDDAADARTPVPALRTVARKLGRQMMRAARATWPSPELDALAAARPKGAHQPVVLGLAARSAGLSPEDAAYAVVYETVSGPATAVVRLLSLDPFDATAVLARLAPAMDAVVAEATAAAARVPLEGTAALPARSAPLLDITAEQHAAWPVRLFAS; encoded by the coding sequence ATGAGCCGCGCCGCACTCCTGGTCCTGGCCGACGGCCGCTTCCCCGCCGGCGGACACGCGCACTCCGGCGGCGCCGAACCGGCCGTGGCCGCGGGCCGGGTCACGGACGCGGGAACGCTGGAGTCGTTCTGCCGCGGCCGGCTGCACACCGCCGGACTGGTCGCCGCCGGACTGGCCGCCGCGGCCGCCGCCGGCGCCGACCCGCTCGCCCTGGACGACGCGGCGGACGCCCGTACGCCCGTACCGGCGCTGCGTACCGTCGCGCGTAAGCTCGGCCGCCAGATGATGCGCGCGGCCCGCGCGACCTGGCCCTCGCCCGAGCTGGACGCGCTCGCCGCGGCCCGCCCCAAGGGCGCGCACCAGCCGGTCGTGCTCGGGCTCGCCGCACGCTCGGCGGGCCTGTCGCCGGAGGACGCCGCGTACGCCGTCGTGTACGAGACGGTGAGCGGCCCGGCGACCGCCGTCGTCCGCCTGCTGAGCCTGGACCCGTTCGACGCGACGGCGGTCCTCGCGCGCCTCGCCCCCGCCATGGACGCGGTGGTGGCCGAGGCCACCGCGGCAGCGGCGCGCGTCCCGCTGGAAGGCACCGCCGCGCTGCCCGCCCGGTCGGCGCCGCTGCTGGACATCACCGCCGAGCAGCACGCCGCCTGGCCGGTACGGCTGTTCGCCTCCTGA
- the ureG gene encoding urease accessory protein UreG yields MHLDHDLDEKFPHRHTYSAAAPKRPDGTRRAVRIGLGGPVGSGKTATVAALCRALRDTLSIAVVTNDIYTREDAEFLLREAVLPPERITAVETGACPHTAIRDDISANLEAVEDLEDTLATAEGGPLDLILVESGGDNLTATFSKGLVDFQIFVIDVAGGDDIPRKGGPGVTTADLLVVNKTDLAPYVGSDLESMARDAKAQRGELPVVFTAIRSENGVAPVADWVRERLAEWTAGPA; encoded by the coding sequence ATGCATCTCGACCACGACCTCGACGAGAAGTTCCCCCACCGCCACACCTACAGCGCCGCCGCCCCGAAGCGCCCCGACGGCACCCGCCGCGCCGTACGCATCGGCCTCGGCGGCCCGGTGGGCTCCGGGAAGACCGCCACGGTGGCGGCGCTGTGCCGCGCCCTGCGCGACACCCTCTCCATCGCCGTCGTCACCAACGACATCTACACGCGCGAGGACGCCGAATTCCTGCTCCGTGAAGCGGTGCTGCCGCCCGAGCGGATCACCGCCGTGGAGACCGGCGCCTGCCCGCACACCGCCATCCGAGACGACATCTCCGCCAATCTGGAGGCCGTCGAGGACCTGGAGGACACGTTGGCCACCGCGGAGGGCGGCCCGCTCGACCTCATCCTCGTGGAGTCCGGCGGCGACAACCTCACCGCCACCTTCTCCAAGGGCCTGGTCGACTTCCAGATCTTCGTGATCGACGTGGCCGGCGGCGACGACATCCCGCGCAAGGGCGGCCCCGGCGTCACCACCGCCGACCTGCTCGTCGTCAACAAGACCGACCTCGCCCCGTACGTCGGCTCCGACCTGGAGAGCATGGCGCGGGACGCCAAGGCGCAGCGCGGCGAACTCCCCGTCGTCTTCACCGCGATCAGGTCCGAGAACGGCGTGGCCCCGGTCGCCGACTGGGTCCGCGAGCGCCTCGCCGAGTGGACAGCGGGCCCGGCATGA
- a CDS encoding urease accessory protein UreD, translating into MTLAPPPPAPVAPAEEAPAAVPPAPRQLRATARITAAAAPSGVSRLPVLDGDGPLALRRLASHDGAARVCVVGAMSAPVGGDHLRIEAAAGPGSDLRVTAAAATLALPGHHPGTARYDVALDVADGARLDWLPEPLITAAGSDLIQTTTVDLAPTARLVLREEQVLGRAGEDTGRLVARLTVRRAGRVLLDQETAYGPGVPGWDSAAVLAGHRAVGQLLVVDPAYEEEPVPVRALEAPDGAGQAVVTPLAGPAALVTAVAPDALAVRRLLDAAGIPTGW; encoded by the coding sequence ATGACCCTCGCGCCGCCCCCGCCCGCGCCGGTCGCGCCCGCTGAGGAAGCGCCCGCCGCCGTACCGCCGGCCCCCCGCCAGCTGCGTGCCACCGCCCGTATCACCGCGGCCGCCGCGCCGTCCGGGGTCTCCCGGCTGCCGGTGCTGGACGGCGACGGCCCGCTGGCCCTGCGCCGGCTGGCCTCGCACGACGGGGCCGCGCGGGTCTGCGTGGTCGGCGCCATGAGCGCGCCCGTGGGCGGCGACCACCTGCGCATCGAGGCGGCCGCAGGCCCCGGCAGCGACCTGCGGGTCACGGCAGCCGCCGCGACCCTCGCGCTGCCCGGCCACCACCCGGGAACGGCCCGCTACGACGTGGCGCTGGACGTGGCCGACGGGGCCCGGCTGGACTGGCTGCCCGAGCCGCTGATCACGGCGGCCGGCAGCGACCTGATCCAGACCACCACCGTCGACCTCGCGCCCACCGCCCGGCTGGTGCTGCGCGAGGAGCAGGTGCTCGGCCGGGCCGGTGAGGACACCGGCCGGCTCGTGGCCCGGCTGACGGTCCGGCGCGCCGGCCGGGTCCTGCTGGACCAGGAGACGGCGTACGGACCCGGGGTGCCCGGCTGGGACTCGGCCGCGGTGCTCGCCGGTCACCGTGCCGTCGGCCAGCTGCTCGTCGTCGATCCGGCGTACGAGGAGGAGCCCGTACCGGTACGGGCCCTGGAGGCGCCGGACGGCGCGGGCCAGGCCGTGGTCACTCCGCTCGCCGGCCCCGCCGCTCTGGTCACCGCCGTCGCGCCGGACGCCCTGGCCGTCCGGCGGCTCCTCGACGCGGCCGGGATTCCTACGGGTTGGTAA
- a CDS encoding alpha/beta hydrolase, whose product MRRTAALGAAGSLVAGALIAGAIAATPASAGVQHQKGSAEDRGVKAAAARAAKAGIDWQTCPKDWGLDAPIQCGFVTVPVDYAKPDGKKIKIAVDRARSTGTKDERQGSLVYNPGGPGGSGLRFPTRVTTKNPIYAKMAKAYDFVGFDPRGVGHSAPISCADPQEFVKAPKADPVPDSEADKRAQRKLAAEYADGCKERSGDLLKYLTTPNTVRDLDVIRAALGDKKLNYLGVSYGTYIGAVYATLFPGHVRRMVVDSVVNPSREKIWYQANLDQDIAFETRWGDWKKWVAKNDATYHIGDTPEKVQAQWEKLRAAAKKSPLGGQVGPAELTGFFQNAPYYDSMWAPVAKAWSAYVAGDEKPLIENAAPDMSDKAGNISAENGNAVYTAVECNDAKWPTSWQRWDRDNTRIHQQAPFMTWSNAWMNLPCATWPEKQQTPVNVKTGKGLPSVLIVQSERDAATPYEGAVELHRRLAGSRLITEKDAGSHGVTGQVNPCINDRVDAYFVDGRTGAKDVTCAPHATPKP is encoded by the coding sequence GTGAGACGTACAGCAGCGCTCGGCGCCGCCGGAAGCCTGGTGGCCGGCGCGCTCATAGCCGGCGCCATCGCCGCCACGCCCGCCAGCGCCGGCGTGCAGCACCAGAAGGGCTCCGCCGAGGACCGCGGCGTCAAGGCCGCCGCGGCCCGCGCCGCGAAGGCGGGCATCGACTGGCAGACCTGTCCGAAGGACTGGGGCCTGGACGCCCCGATCCAGTGCGGGTTCGTGACCGTGCCGGTCGACTACGCCAAGCCCGACGGCAAGAAGATCAAGATCGCGGTGGACCGGGCCAGGAGCACCGGCACCAAGGACGAGCGCCAGGGCTCCCTGGTCTACAACCCCGGCGGCCCCGGCGGCTCAGGTCTCCGCTTCCCGACCCGGGTGACCACCAAAAACCCGATCTACGCCAAGATGGCGAAGGCCTACGACTTCGTCGGCTTCGACCCGCGCGGCGTCGGCCACTCGGCCCCCATCTCCTGCGCGGATCCGCAGGAGTTCGTCAAGGCCCCCAAGGCCGACCCGGTGCCGGACAGCGAGGCCGACAAGCGGGCCCAGCGCAAGCTCGCCGCGGAGTACGCCGACGGCTGCAAGGAGCGCAGCGGCGACCTGCTCAAGTACCTGACGACGCCGAACACCGTCCGTGACCTGGACGTCATCCGCGCGGCCCTGGGCGACAAGAAGCTCAACTACCTCGGTGTCTCCTACGGCACGTACATCGGCGCCGTCTACGCCACGCTCTTCCCCGGCCACGTGCGCCGGATGGTCGTCGACTCCGTCGTGAACCCCTCGCGCGAGAAGATCTGGTACCAGGCCAACCTCGACCAGGACATCGCCTTCGAGACCCGCTGGGGCGACTGGAAGAAGTGGGTCGCGAAGAACGACGCGACCTACCACATCGGCGACACCCCCGAGAAGGTCCAGGCGCAGTGGGAGAAGCTGCGCGCGGCCGCGAAGAAGTCCCCGCTCGGCGGCCAGGTCGGCCCGGCCGAGCTCACCGGATTCTTCCAGAACGCGCCGTACTACGACTCCATGTGGGCGCCGGTCGCCAAGGCCTGGAGCGCGTACGTCGCCGGTGACGAGAAGCCGCTGATCGAGAACGCCGCGCCCGACATGAGCGACAAGGCCGGCAACATCTCCGCGGAGAACGGCAACGCGGTCTACACGGCCGTGGAGTGCAACGACGCCAAGTGGCCCACGAGCTGGCAGCGCTGGGACCGCGACAACACCCGCATCCACCAGCAGGCCCCGTTCATGACGTGGTCCAACGCCTGGATGAACCTGCCCTGCGCCACGTGGCCGGAGAAGCAGCAGACCCCGGTGAACGTCAAGACCGGCAAGGGCCTGCCCAGCGTGCTGATCGTGCAGAGCGAGCGGGACGCCGCGACCCCGTACGAGGGCGCGGTCGAGCTGCACCGCCGCCTGGCGGGCTCGCGCCTGATCACCGAGAAGGACGCCGGCTCGCACGGCGTCACCGGCCAGGTCAACCCCTGCATCAACGACCGCGTCGACGCGTACTTCGTGGACGGCAGGACCGGCGCCAAGGACGTGACGTGCGCGCCGCACGCCACGCCGAAGCCGTAA
- a CDS encoding TIGR02452 family protein, with product MSARLRGMAQETEEIVATGSYVAPGGRRWEIGAAVARARAGTRLYGPEPVAVAPSPAGADGSTAFEVTDEGSLAAGLRLAAAAREGGYGPVAILNFASARNPGGGYLNGAQAQEEAVCRGSALYSCLREVPEFYAAHRAEPSPFYSDRVILSPGVPVFRDDRGRLLVEPYEAGFLTSAAPNAGVIAQRRPGEVAAVPGALATRAERVLEVAAASGHRALVLGAWGCGVFRNRPADVAAAFAAPLLPGGRFHGRFRRVVFAVLDRRTPSPVRQPFSDVFA from the coding sequence ATGAGTGCCCGGCTGCGCGGTATGGCGCAGGAGACGGAGGAGATCGTCGCGACGGGTTCGTACGTGGCGCCCGGCGGGCGCAGGTGGGAGATCGGCGCGGCGGTGGCCCGCGCGCGGGCGGGGACGCGGCTGTACGGGCCGGAGCCGGTGGCCGTCGCGCCGTCTCCGGCCGGCGCCGACGGCAGCACGGCGTTCGAGGTGACGGACGAGGGCAGCCTCGCGGCCGGGCTGCGGCTCGCGGCGGCCGCGCGGGAGGGCGGGTACGGGCCGGTCGCGATCCTGAACTTCGCCTCGGCGCGCAACCCCGGCGGCGGTTACCTCAACGGCGCGCAGGCGCAGGAGGAAGCGGTGTGCCGGGGCTCGGCCCTCTACAGCTGTCTGCGGGAGGTGCCGGAGTTCTACGCCGCGCACCGGGCCGAGCCCAGCCCCTTCTACAGCGACCGGGTGATCCTCTCCCCCGGCGTGCCGGTCTTCCGGGACGACCGCGGGCGGCTGCTCGTCGAGCCGTACGAGGCGGGCTTCCTGACCTCGGCCGCGCCGAACGCCGGGGTGATCGCGCAACGGCGGCCCGGCGAGGTCGCGGCCGTACCGGGCGCGCTGGCCACGCGGGCCGAGCGGGTGCTGGAGGTCGCGGCGGCGAGCGGACACCGCGCGCTGGTGCTGGGCGCCTGGGGCTGCGGCGTCTTCCGGAACCGCCCGGCCGACGTGGCGGCCGCGTTCGCCGCGCCGCTGCTCCCCGGCGGCCGCTTCCACGGCCGTTTCCGCCGTGTCGTCTTCGCGGTGCTGGACCGCCGTACGCCGTCCCCGGTCCGGCAGCCGTTCTCGGACGTCTTCGCCTGA
- a CDS encoding lysophospholipid acyltransferase family protein: MFYQVLKYVVLGPLLRVVFRPRVEGLEHIPEDGAAIIAGNHLSFADHFVMPAIVPRRVTFLAKSEYFTGPGLKGRLTAAFFRGVGQIPVDRSGGKASRAAIRSGVNVLRKGRLLGIYPEGTRSHDGRLYKGRTGVAAMALEAGVPVVPCAVIGTFEAQPAGRRLPRAIRVTIRFGEPMDFSRYADLTSEHAALRAVTDEIMYEIMKLSGQEYVDMYAPDAKAAQQQAHRHPQQDEQDAGR; encoded by the coding sequence GTGTTCTACCAGGTGCTCAAGTACGTGGTCCTGGGGCCGCTGTTGCGGGTGGTCTTCCGGCCCAGAGTGGAAGGGCTGGAGCACATACCCGAGGACGGAGCGGCGATCATCGCCGGCAATCATCTGTCCTTCGCCGACCATTTCGTGATGCCCGCGATCGTGCCGCGCAGAGTCACCTTCCTGGCCAAGTCCGAGTACTTCACGGGTCCCGGTCTCAAAGGGCGGCTGACCGCGGCCTTCTTCCGGGGCGTCGGGCAGATTCCGGTGGACCGGTCCGGCGGCAAGGCGTCGCGCGCCGCGATCAGGTCCGGCGTGAACGTGCTCCGCAAGGGCCGGCTGCTGGGCATCTACCCCGAGGGCACGCGCTCGCACGACGGGCGGCTCTACAAGGGCCGCACCGGCGTCGCGGCGATGGCCCTGGAAGCCGGGGTGCCGGTGGTGCCGTGCGCGGTGATCGGCACGTTCGAGGCCCAGCCCGCCGGGCGGCGGCTGCCGCGCGCCATCCGCGTCACGATCCGCTTCGGGGAGCCGATGGATTTCTCCCGGTACGCGGACCTGACGTCGGAGCACGCCGCGCTGCGCGCCGTCACCGACGAGATCATGTACGAGATCATGAAGCTGTCGGGGCAGGAGTACGTCGACATGTACGCACCCGACGCCAAGGCCGCCCAGCAGCAGGCGCACCGCCATCCGCAGCAGGACGAGCAGGACGCGGGCCGTTAA
- a CDS encoding catalase: MTDVASQGSAPGDDRPVLTNRQGHPVYDNQNQRTVGARGPATLENYQFLEKISHFDRERIPERVVHARGVTAYGYFESYGKWGDEPIGRYTRAKLFQERGKRTDVAVRFSTVIGGRDSSEAARDPRGFAVKFYTEDGNWDLVGNNLGVFFIRDAIKFPDVIHALKPDPVTHEQKPARIFDFMSQTPESMHMLVNLFSPRGIPADYRHMQGFGVNTYKWVNDEGRTVLVKYHWLPKQGVRSMTEEDAANVQAGELGHATKDLYEAVRRGDHPEWELVVQMMDDHDHPELDFDPLDDTKTWPEQDFPPKPVGRMVLNRMPDNYFAENEQISFGTGVLVDGLDFSDDKMLVGRTFSYSDTQRYRVGPNYLQLPVNRAKNAKVRTNQRDGLMAYEQDQHGENPEVNYEPSITGGLHEGQYPTHDEQGPEIRGRLTRKRIPRTNDYLQAGQRYCLMEDWERDELVNNFINLISQADRKVQERMVWHFLLVENDLGLRVGKGLGIGPQDVAHLEPLASQDLTEEDRKRLSHLGDNPPRDVSGLTMTHCVPDERHVVTR; this comes from the coding sequence GTGACAGATGTAGCAAGCCAGGGGTCCGCCCCCGGCGACGACCGCCCCGTACTCACCAATCGTCAGGGCCACCCGGTCTACGACAACCAGAATCAGCGGACGGTCGGTGCGCGAGGACCGGCCACTCTGGAGAACTACCAGTTCCTGGAGAAGATCAGTCACTTCGACCGCGAGCGCATCCCCGAACGGGTCGTACACGCCCGCGGGGTGACTGCCTACGGCTACTTCGAGAGCTACGGGAAGTGGGGCGACGAGCCCATCGGCCGCTATACGCGGGCCAAGCTGTTCCAGGAGCGCGGCAAGCGCACCGACGTGGCAGTGCGGTTCTCCACCGTCATCGGCGGCCGGGACTCGTCCGAAGCCGCCCGCGACCCGCGTGGCTTCGCCGTGAAGTTCTACACCGAGGACGGCAACTGGGACCTGGTCGGCAACAATCTGGGCGTGTTCTTCATCCGGGACGCGATCAAGTTCCCCGACGTCATCCACGCCCTCAAGCCCGACCCGGTGACGCACGAGCAGAAGCCGGCCCGGATCTTCGACTTCATGTCGCAGACCCCCGAGTCGATGCACATGCTCGTCAACCTCTTCAGCCCCCGCGGCATCCCCGCCGACTACCGCCACATGCAGGGCTTCGGCGTCAACACCTACAAGTGGGTGAACGACGAGGGCAGGACCGTCCTGGTCAAGTACCACTGGCTGCCCAAGCAGGGCGTGCGCAGCATGACCGAGGAGGACGCGGCCAACGTACAGGCCGGGGAGCTCGGCCACGCGACCAAGGACCTGTACGAGGCGGTCCGGCGCGGCGACCACCCCGAGTGGGAGCTGGTCGTCCAGATGATGGACGACCACGATCACCCCGAGCTGGACTTCGATCCGCTGGACGACACCAAGACCTGGCCGGAGCAGGACTTCCCGCCGAAGCCCGTGGGCCGGATGGTGCTGAACCGCATGCCGGACAACTACTTCGCCGAGAACGAGCAGATCTCCTTCGGCACCGGCGTCCTCGTCGACGGCCTGGACTTCTCCGACGACAAGATGCTCGTCGGGCGGACCTTCTCGTACAGCGACACCCAGCGGTACCGCGTCGGCCCGAACTACCTCCAGCTGCCGGTCAACCGCGCCAAGAACGCCAAGGTCCGCACCAACCAGCGGGACGGCCTGATGGCGTACGAGCAGGACCAGCACGGGGAGAACCCGGAGGTCAACTACGAGCCGTCGATCACCGGCGGGCTGCACGAGGGCCAGTACCCGACCCACGACGAGCAGGGCCCGGAGATCCGGGGCCGCCTCACCCGCAAGCGCATCCCGCGCACCAACGACTACCTCCAGGCGGGCCAGCGGTACTGCCTCATGGAGGACTGGGAGCGCGACGAGCTGGTCAACAACTTCATCAACCTCATCTCCCAGGCCGACCGCAAGGTCCAGGAGCGGATGGTGTGGCACTTCCTGCTGGTCGAGAACGACCTGGGCCTCCGGGTCGGCAAGGGACTCGGCATCGGCCCGCAGGACGTCGCCCACCTGGAGCCGCTGGCCAGCCAGGACCTGACGGAGGAGGACCGCAAGCGGCTGTCCCACCTCGGCGACAACCCGCCGCGGGACGTCTCAGGGCTCACCATGACGCACTGCGTCCCCGATGAGCGGCATGTCGTCACCCGCTGA